In Haloarchaeobius amylolyticus, the genomic window CCAGGACGCGATAACAATGGTCTGATGTACTTCGAGCAGGTCGATTGACCGGAACATCTTTGCGTTCCTGACAGCTAACGTGAGCTATGACCGAGACGAAGAAGTGCCCTACCTGTGATGGAAGTGGTGCTACAGCTGATCCGCAGACGGGATTTGGAAACTGTCCGAAGTGCGACGGGACTGGAACGGTTTCCCGAGGAATGCACGAAAATCTCACTCAGGGTCAGCGACAGGCTCTCGGGACCGGTGGTGGGGCTATTGCTGGCTTCGCAGCTGGCGGACCGGTAGGCGCAATAATTGGCGGAGGCCTCGGACTGATTTTCTCGACGGACGACGACGATGACGGTATTGGCGGCGCATGATTGAGAATTGATCTATTAGCTAACTGCCTCCGAATCGAGACCAACTAACATAGGAGCTGACAAGGGGACAATCCACGGGGGTCCCACCGCTGTACATCTTGGATACTTTCGGCACGACATGCTTGAATTCTCGCCCGGTCACTCCTTACAGATAGTCATTCAGTGTCTCGTAGGTGTCCTCCGGATACTGATTCGGCTCGGCGACCGCCCACACCTCGTTCTTGACCGCCGCCTTCGGTGAAGCACCGTCCTCAATGTGCTCACAGAGAATCGTCAGATTCCGAGTCGAGAGAGTTGGCCAGCTCTCGTTCTGCCGGCTCTGATGAGCGAACTGGACGATCTTCCTGAGCGTCCCGCGATCCACAACTTCGTGACTGGTATTCACCTGTGCATCCAGCGTGACGACCTCTTCCTCGACGTCCTGAATGTAGGGCTGCTCCAGCGCTCGGAACCGGCCACGAGTGGCCGAGTTCATCGGCTCGGAATCACGGTACTCCCTGGTCGGTGGGTTCATCGTAATCACAATTCGCGCAGACGGATGAGGTTCGACCAACTCACCGTGGGCCTTCACGAGGAGTTTCCCCTCATTGAGCAGGCGGTGTAGAGACATCGCGGCGCCGGCTCGCATCACTGGAAACTCATTGAGCACCAGCACCGACCCGTTCAGAAGCGCTTGCTTTGCGGGACCGTTCCGCGGTGCAATTAGCCCGTCCTCGGTGGGGGTGAGCGGTCCGAAGAGATCCTCCGTGTGGGTTGCCTCGTCACAGTCTACCGAGACGTAGCCCCGATTCGTCCGGTGACACAGGTACTTGACCAGATAGTTCTTCCCGGAGCCTCGAGGGCCAACAACCCGAACTGGAACCAGCCCACGAGCGAGTTTCTTCGCGAGGAGTTCGTCCAGCGGAAGTTGAAGCCGTGGTTCGGTCGGAGCTGCTGGCGGGACGACGTCGCCCGCTTCGTCGACTGGGAGGGCGTCATCACCGGCGTCAGGATGTGTCGCTGCCTTCGGTACGTCAGGATGGTCAGGGTTATCGAGGATGTGGAGGCCTGTTGGGACAGGATCCTGTGCATTCCGCCCGATATCGGACACATACTGTGCGTCGACGGCATCAGGCGATAAGCCATCCGTGCGGTAGCGGGGTTCCCCCACGGCCTCGTTGGCAGTCGTAATGTCGAGGACCTGAGCGACACCATGCTGCCCAGTTTCATCGAGTCGTCGAGAGTATCGGGCGTCAGCAACTCGCGCAAGCCACACACCGACCGGAACGTGCCGGGGAGCGGCCTGAAGAATCGCCTCTGCTCGGCTCTCTGTTAGCGTGCCAGTCAGATTCGCGAGGTCAGCAACTTCCGCGTCGACTAGCTCGGTGAACGTCGTGTAGCCTGCGTTTCTGAGTGCAGTCGCAATGCTTTCGGTGACGACATCGAGAATTTCGAAATCGTCACCCGCAGACGCGCCAGCGGGACCACCGAACGCTTCCGTAATCACGGGCGGTTCTGGACCCTGTGGAGAGACGCCGACGATTGTCGTGCTCCCACCAGACCCCCGGTCGAGCGTGAACGTCCCATCCGCTGCTCCAGCATCGAGGAGATCGGCGGCCTCTTGCTCACCGATATCGACGTAATCACAGACTCGAAGCGTAACGCGTTCGACCGGGACCGTCCCGCCCTCGCGCTTGAGGAGGCGATGCACCAGGTGCGAAAGGACGACGAGCGGTTCTGGCGAGTCGATCGTCGAGTCGGGTTCTGATGAAGACATAGTGCGTATGCGAGACTCTGTTAGGAGCCCCGTCGCCCGCTTTCGGGCTGATAAATACCAGCCTCAAGACGAGCCTTCGATGTCGTCGAGGCGGTGCTGAACCCGGTCGTGGAGTCGTTGGGCGGCCCCGTCAGTGAGATTCGCTTCAGTATCTACCTCGATGCCAGGAATATCGATGACGTCTTCGAGCGCGTCGCTGAGCGTCTGCTGACTGGCTGGCAGAACACGCTCTTCGGGTTCGTCGGTTTGCCGGTCGTGTTCTTTCATCGCCAGTTGAATCATCATCGCTGGTTTTCGAAGCAGTTCGCCAGCGACCTCGAGATACTCTTGATGGGTATTCGATGCCCAGGACCCCTCGTACTCATCGAGGAGTGCGATCAACAGGGAGAGCTGGAGATTGTACACGGTTGGTCGCGACGATGGAGACGCCAGCGTCGTGGCTCGGTCCGCAGCGGCCTCGGCGTACCTGTTGGCGACGCCCCAGTAGCGGTAGCAGGTAGCCGCATCGAACGGAAGGTCGTCGAAGTCGTAGGCGATGGCCCGCGTTCTTCGGATCGCCAAATCGACTCTCACCAGGCGGTCGGCGATGTCGTCATAGATCGCCTTCCACCACTCGTTGATCGGAACTCTGTCGTTCGCCCGTTCGTGGTCGGCGTCGGTGGCCCGACCGTAGTGACGGCGAGTGTACCGCTTGCCCGTGTCGGGGACGATAGTCCCGGTCTCGGGGAAGTAGAGGATCGGTTTCGCCCACAGCGTCTGTGTCCCCCGGAAATCGTAGCCGGTCTCGAATCCCCCATAGACGACGAGATCTGGCTCGGTTGCCCCAGAGACGCTGGTGACACCGTCGATATCCTCCTCTACCTCAGGCTCTTCACTTGCCGTGACGGTGTGTTCGAGACTGGGACAGACGACGAACATCTTGAGGAGTCCACCCCAGTCGCGGTAGCTTGCCCAGCCGAATGCCTCAGTCTCACCGCGCTGCTGGAGTGCTCCCACGATTGGAAGGTACGCCTCTTGCGGATTGATGATAGAGTATCGATCCGAGGCGATCTGCCAGCGGAACTTGACATCGAAGCCCAGCGCACACAGCGCCTTGCGGCGTTCGTCGACGATATCCTTGTGATCTCGGACACGAACCAACGGGTCGGACGACGAGTCTGTGGCGATCTCCGAGAGGGACTGACCGGTCGCCGTCTCCAGCGTATCGATATCCAGACCCTCGACATTGCGGAGAGCTTCGATGTTGATGGTCCCGTCGACGCCGACGAACTCGTTTGTGGCCCAGAGTTCTCCCGAACTCGCTTGTGGGAGGACGTTGAGAACGTCTTTCAGGGAACGAGGGTTCGGATCGAGACACCCCGTTTCTGGTGAAACGCCGTCTGGATACTCCGCGTCGTCTGCCGGCGTCAACCCTGCAAACGCGTGCGTTGCTTCCTGTTCTAGGAGGTCGAGGACCGAAATGGATGCAGCAACTGATTGGTGGTTATCCTCGCCTGAACGGGAGTTCGACGTGGAGTTCTCTCGCTCACGGCTCGCTTCTGACTGTGTATGTGTCGACATGGCGAATCAGATGGGAAACAGTCGAGGCCAGCCGTAGTGGACACTCGACGAGTCTTCCCCTCAACCCATTGAGGAGGGTAAAATGGGGCGGCGCTGTCTCATACAGCACTACCCCGAAACGGATGCCGATGAGTCTCCTGTCGCGCCTGTTTGCTCTTCATCATCGCTGGCATGCGCGTCATTCGGCGTAACTCAGATTGAGCTGAGATAGCGCAGATTGGCAAGCTGGCGAAAGCTATATTCGTGTAGGTCCCAGATTTAGATATAGGTAGAATGGTGCTGGAAGACATCCCTTCGATTGAGGAGCTGGCTGAGATTACTGGCCAGACCGAAGAGCAGCTCCAGAAAGATCGGGAAGCATCTACCCGGATGGCCCGGTCGAGTTCTGAGGAGCCTCGGCACCACGCAGACGACTAAATCCTTCTTCAATGAGCGGCTCTGGGTCTACAAACACTATTGACCAACTACTGGGTCATACAGATGGACCCTCGTCAGAAATCACAGACAGAGACTTGGTCCGTGCGCGGTCCTCA contains:
- a CDS encoding AAA family ATPase, which produces MSSSEPDSTIDSPEPLVVLSHLVHRLLKREGGTVPVERVTLRVCDYVDIGEQEAADLLDAGAADGTFTLDRGSGGSTTIVGVSPQGPEPPVITEAFGGPAGASAGDDFEILDVVTESIATALRNAGYTTFTELVDAEVADLANLTGTLTESRAEAILQAAPRHVPVGVWLARVADARYSRRLDETGQHGVAQVLDITTANEAVGEPRYRTDGLSPDAVDAQYVSDIGRNAQDPVPTGLHILDNPDHPDVPKAATHPDAGDDALPVDEAGDVVPPAAPTEPRLQLPLDELLAKKLARGLVPVRVVGPRGSGKNYLVKYLCHRTNRGYVSVDCDEATHTEDLFGPLTPTEDGLIAPRNGPAKQALLNGSVLVLNEFPVMRAGAAMSLHRLLNEGKLLVKAHGELVEPHPSARIVITMNPPTREYRDSEPMNSATRGRFRALEQPYIQDVEEEVVTLDAQVNTSHEVVDRGTLRKIVQFAHQSRQNESWPTLSTRNLTILCEHIEDGASPKAAVKNEVWAVAEPNQYPEDTYETLNDYL